TGCTGGGGGTTGACAGGTTTCGTTCATATCAGGGATCTGGTGTCCGAGTAGCTGAAGAAAAAGTAAAAGACCCTATCTTCGATAGGGCCAGCCAAAACTATTGCATCAATCCTTGTTCTTTTAACCAGTTCTCTGCAACATCTCGAGCCTTCTGACCTTCTAAGTCTACCTTCGCATTCAGCTCAGCCATCGTAGTTTCGTCAAGCTTTCCTCCCAACTGATTCAATACGTCTCTCAACTCCGGGTGAGCTTCTAGCGTATCCATACGAACCACAGGTGCAGCATAGTAAGGCGGGAAGAAGTTCTTATCATCCTCTAGAGACTTTAGATTAAAGGCTGGAATTCTTCCATCAGTAGAGAAGGCATCATTGACGTCAACCGCTCCGTCTTTTACCGCTCCATACGTAAGTCCTGGGTCCAATCCTTTTGTCGATTGAAAGACAAGCCCTTCATACACTTCCTGAAGTCCTTTATATCCATCTGGACGCTCTAAGAACTCTTGGGTCGCTCCCATCGTTAGATTAGGGGCATGTTTCGCTAAGTCAGAAATCGTCTCGATCCCTAACTCCTCGGCATGATCCGCTCTCATAGATAATGTATACGTGTTATTAAAGCCAAGCGGCTCTAACCAAGTCAATCCAAATTGCTCTTCATACGCAGCTTTCGTTTTATTGTACGTTTCCTCCGGATCACTCACGTTCTCTTCCTTCAGAATAGAGATCCACGCCGTACCCGTATACTCCGGATAGATGTCGACATCCCCTTTTAACAGTGCACTATGAACCAATTGAGACCCTCCCAAGAACGGCTTACGCTCTACTGTCAGATCCGTCTTCTCCTCAATGAGAGAAGAGATCACATGAACGAGAATATCCTGCTCAGAAAAGTTCTTACCGGATACAACCACTTTCCCATTCGATCCAGCACTTCCTACTTGCGCATCGTTCCCACAAGCCATTAAAGATAGAGACAACACACCAGACATCAACAAAGCAAAACCTTTTTTCATATTTAACATAATTCTGTTCCTCCTCTAAGTTGTGTTTTACACTCGTTTTAATCCTCTAGGGGTTACGGCTCTCTCCGTACGTTCCAGTACAAAGTCAAAGATTAAAGCTAATAACGCTGCTGGAACTGCTCCAGCTAAAATCAATTCCGGAGATACCATAGCAATCCCACGGAAGATCAGATCTCCAAGTCCACCTGCTCCAATCAAAGAGGCTAGCGTCGCTACCCCGATAATCATGACCGTAGCTGTACGAACACCCGCCATAATCACATTAAGAGCCAACGGCAATTCCACTTTAAATAGCACCTGCGCGCTCGTCATCCCCATACCGACTCCCGCTTCTTTCATTGACTTCTCGACATTCATAATCCCCGTGTACGTATTTCGCAGAATCGGCAA
Above is a genomic segment from Ammoniphilus sp. CFH 90114 containing:
- a CDS encoding glycine betaine ABC transporter substrate-binding protein; amino-acid sequence: MLNMKKGFALLMSGVLSLSLMACGNDAQVGSAGSNGKVVVSGKNFSEQDILVHVISSLIEEKTDLTVERKPFLGGSQLVHSALLKGDVDIYPEYTGTAWISILKEENVSDPEETYNKTKAAYEEQFGLTWLEPLGFNNTYTLSMRADHAEELGIETISDLAKHAPNLTMGATQEFLERPDGYKGLQEVYEGLVFQSTKGLDPGLTYGAVKDGAVDVNDAFSTDGRIPAFNLKSLEDDKNFFPPYYAAPVVRMDTLEAHPELRDVLNQLGGKLDETTMAELNAKVDLEGQKARDVAENWLKEQGLMQ
- a CDS encoding ABC transporter permease, translated to MDFISVLQQRQDEIIQATVEHIQLSLVALLIAILISVPIGIFLTRNQKLASPVIGFASLCQTIPSLALLGFMIPIMGIGWTPAIVALTIYGLLPILRNTYTGIMNVEKSMKEAGVGMGMTSAQVLFKVELPLALNVIMAGVRTATVMIIGVATLASLIGAGGLGDLIFRGIAMVSPELILAGAVPAALLALIFDFVLERTERAVTPRGLKRV